From the Solibacillus sp. FSL R5-0449 genome, one window contains:
- a CDS encoding ABC transporter permease, producing the protein MNIEQLQQQYNEKRRREKRKIFSFQLLLLVGLLLFWEITTHFRILDPLIFSSPRAVGSLFITKITDGTLFPHIAITLFETVVGFILGTLLGTLLAISLWSSKTFANVMDPYLVVLNAMPKVAIGPMILVVFGPNMLAVLVMGVLISVIISTIVIFSAFQQVNENYIKVMQLFRASKYETFRHVILPASTPTIISTLKVNVGLSWVGVIVGEFLVSSSGLGYLIISGFQVFNFTLVFLALLIIIVLATIMYKGVELIERKVLEKQ; encoded by the coding sequence CTGCAGCAGCAATATAATGAGAAACGGCGACGTGAAAAACGCAAAATTTTCTCTTTCCAATTACTGCTCCTTGTCGGTCTTCTTCTATTTTGGGAAATTACGACACATTTCCGCATACTGGATCCGCTCATTTTCAGTAGTCCACGTGCGGTTGGGAGCCTTTTTATCACAAAAATAACGGACGGCACCTTATTCCCGCATATTGCGATTACATTGTTCGAAACCGTTGTTGGCTTTATATTAGGGACTCTTCTTGGGACATTGCTTGCGATTTCCTTATGGTCTTCCAAAACATTTGCCAATGTAATGGACCCCTATCTTGTCGTATTAAATGCAATGCCTAAAGTAGCGATCGGACCGATGATTCTCGTTGTTTTCGGACCGAATATGCTTGCAGTTCTAGTAATGGGTGTGCTCATTTCAGTTATTATTTCGACCATCGTTATTTTTTCAGCTTTTCAGCAAGTAAACGAAAACTATATTAAGGTAATGCAGCTTTTCCGGGCATCCAAATATGAAACATTCCGGCATGTTATTCTTCCTGCCTCTACCCCGACGATTATCTCTACTTTAAAGGTGAATGTCGGCTTGTCATGGGTTGGGGTTATTGTCGGAGAGTTTTTAGTATCATCAAGCGGCCTTGGTTATCTTATTATTTCCGGGTTCCAAGTGTTTAACTTTACGTTAGTATTCTTGGCGCTTCTCATCATTATTGTATTGGCAACGATTATGTATAAAGGCGTTGAACTGATTGAACGAAAGGTATTGGAAAAGCAGTGA